The following coding sequences lie in one Kitasatospora azatica KCTC 9699 genomic window:
- a CDS encoding APC family permease — MAVVDKIAPPTAGSGTRLKRDIGLVGLLWASVGSIIGSGWLFGAKNAVVVAGPAAIISWGIGAVAIVLLALVHAELGGLFPVSGGTARYPHYAFGGLAGMSFGWFSWLQAATVAPIEVEAMIGYSKFWVGGLQHDNGTLTVTGFVVAVVLMAVFVAVNFLGVRLLAHTNSAATWWKIAVPLGLIFILALTNFHPGNFTSHGFLPYGVKGVLGAISTSGIIFSLLGFEQAIQLSGESKNPKRDIPRAVIGSVIIGTLIYTLLQVVYIGALPGSSFVKGWADLAYQGIEGPFAGLATVIGLGWLAFVLRLDAIISPGGTGLIYTTSTSRISYGLSRNGYAPKAFEKTDARGVPWFGLLMSFVTGVICFLPFPSWQQLVSFISSASVLMYAGAPLALGVFRNRLPDRERPYKLPAAGFISPAAFVIAGLIIYWAGWDTLWRLGAAIIIGYLLLGSYAAYAISKNLPNAPKLNWKAAQWLPVYLIGLLVISYLGGFGDSARNVIPMWWDMALVAGFSLAIYYWARAVALPAAEIEANIGSIEVVDEGGH, encoded by the coding sequence ATGGCAGTTGTTGACAAAATAGCTCCGCCGACCGCCGGGTCCGGCACCAGGCTCAAGCGGGACATCGGTCTCGTCGGGCTTCTCTGGGCCTCGGTGGGCTCGATCATCGGATCCGGTTGGCTCTTCGGAGCGAAGAACGCGGTGGTCGTCGCCGGCCCGGCAGCGATCATCTCGTGGGGGATCGGGGCCGTCGCGATCGTGCTGCTCGCGCTGGTCCACGCCGAGCTCGGCGGGCTGTTCCCGGTGTCGGGCGGCACCGCGCGGTACCCGCACTACGCGTTCGGCGGCCTGGCCGGCATGAGCTTCGGCTGGTTCTCCTGGCTGCAGGCAGCGACCGTGGCACCGATCGAGGTCGAGGCCATGATCGGCTACTCCAAGTTCTGGGTAGGCGGTCTGCAGCATGACAACGGCACGCTGACCGTCACCGGTTTCGTGGTCGCCGTGGTCCTGATGGCGGTCTTCGTGGCCGTCAACTTCCTCGGCGTGCGCCTGCTGGCGCACACCAACAGCGCGGCTACCTGGTGGAAGATCGCCGTTCCGCTGGGCCTGATCTTCATCCTCGCGCTGACCAACTTCCACCCGGGCAACTTCACCTCGCACGGCTTCCTGCCGTACGGCGTCAAGGGTGTGCTCGGCGCGATCAGCACCAGCGGCATCATCTTCTCGCTGCTCGGCTTCGAGCAGGCGATCCAGCTCTCCGGTGAGAGCAAGAACCCCAAGCGTGACATCCCGCGTGCCGTCATCGGCTCGGTGATCATCGGCACCCTGATCTACACCCTGCTGCAGGTCGTCTACATCGGCGCGCTGCCCGGCAGCTCCTTCGTCAAGGGCTGGGCCGACCTGGCCTACCAGGGCATCGAGGGTCCGTTCGCCGGTCTGGCCACCGTCATCGGCCTCGGCTGGCTGGCGTTCGTCCTCCGGCTGGACGCGATCATCTCCCCCGGTGGCACCGGCCTGATCTACACCACCTCCACCTCCCGGATCTCCTACGGTCTGAGCCGCAACGGCTACGCGCCGAAGGCCTTCGAGAAGACCGACGCCCGCGGCGTGCCGTGGTTCGGCCTGCTCATGTCCTTCGTCACCGGCGTGATCTGCTTCCTGCCGTTCCCGAGCTGGCAGCAGCTGGTCAGCTTCATCTCCTCGGCCAGCGTGCTGATGTACGCGGGTGCCCCGCTGGCGCTGGGCGTCTTCCGCAACCGCCTGCCCGACCGTGAGCGTCCGTACAAGCTGCCGGCCGCCGGCTTCATCTCCCCGGCCGCCTTCGTGATCGCCGGTCTGATCATCTACTGGGCCGGCTGGGACACCCTGTGGCGTCTGGGTGCGGCGATCATCATCGGTTACCTGCTGCTCGGCTCGTACGCCGCGTACGCGATCAGCAAGAACCTGCCGAACGCGCCGAAGCTGAACTGGAAGGCCGCGCAGTGGCTGCCGGTCTACCTGATCGGCCTGCTGGTGATCTCCTACCTCGGCGGTTTCGGCGACTCCGCCCGCAACGTGATCCCGATGTGGTGGGACATGGCGCTGGTTGCCGGCTTCTCGCTGGCGATCTACTACTGGGCTCGCGCCGTGGCGCTGCCCGCTGCCGAGATCGAGGCGAACATCGGCTCCATCGAGGTCGTCGACGAGGGCGGCCACTGA
- a CDS encoding DUF6299 family protein has translation MALRFPAAATVAGTLLLTLLTGAAPAGAADSRSMSDEVTVSPTGVLGSDGTVTLSGTYRCSASGTVFVSSKLRAGAEEHGIGGSSAKCDGRRHSWTNRDTPRRSTLATGPAEVEATVMKLDTSSGLPMPKLLATQRQFITLVAENG, from the coding sequence GTGGCCCTTCGTTTTCCCGCCGCCGCCACGGTGGCCGGCACCCTGCTGCTCACCCTGCTGACGGGTGCCGCCCCGGCCGGCGCCGCGGACTCCCGGTCGATGTCGGACGAGGTGACGGTATCGCCGACCGGCGTGCTCGGCTCCGACGGCACGGTCACCCTCTCCGGCACCTACCGCTGCTCGGCCTCCGGCACCGTCTTCGTCAGCAGCAAGCTGCGCGCGGGCGCCGAGGAGCACGGCATCGGCGGCAGCTCGGCCAAGTGCGACGGGCGCCGGCACAGCTGGACCAACCGCGACACCCCGCGGCGCTCGACCCTGGCGACCGGACCGGCGGAGGTCGAGGCGACCGTGATGAAGCTCGACACCTCCTCGGGGTTGCCGATGCCCAAGCTGCTGGCCACGCAGCGCCAGTTCATCACCCTGGTCGCGGAGAACGGCTGA
- a CDS encoding IS1182 family transposase, giving the protein MGEWAGETVGPDVWETCRELIPVGSVFAFLAEHRGRVFPVEMFADMYPSANGRPSMPPQILAAAITLQALHGLSDFETVQELRCDLRWKAACGLGLYDTAFDPSLLSYFRRRLARSAQPNRVFEAVREVVKATGVLKGRQKRALDSTVLDDAVATQDTVTQLIAAVRAVIREVPGAEAVAAVQCTAHDYRDPGKPRIAWNDQQARADLVDALVGDALRLLGHLPEQQLGEKAANAVGILALVAGQDVEPADGSDGRDGRWRITQGTAPDRVISTVDPQARHVHKTRTRHQDGYKAHLAVEPETVIYTDVELTPGSGSEHHEAAVAAELLAAETEPVEAFGDTAYSTGGTRQALAGHRLYFKPVPQRPAVAGGFVLDDFRIDTAGGTVACPAGTTVALSRDRGPDLPRSANFGDRCTGCWLRERCTTSKTGKALRIQPGYDLQRAARQQAADPAWQAAYRRWRPPVERAVAWLVGHGNRRLRYRGTIKNNAWLHTRAAALNLRTLINLGLDHNGTTWHIRATA; this is encoded by the coding sequence ATGGGGGAATGGGCCGGGGAGACGGTCGGGCCGGATGTGTGGGAGACCTGCCGGGAGTTGATCCCGGTGGGCAGTGTGTTCGCGTTCCTGGCCGAGCATCGTGGCCGGGTGTTTCCAGTGGAGATGTTCGCGGACATGTATCCGTCGGCGAACGGCCGCCCGAGCATGCCTCCGCAGATCCTGGCCGCGGCGATCACGCTGCAGGCCCTGCACGGCTTGTCCGACTTCGAGACGGTGCAGGAACTACGGTGTGACCTTCGTTGGAAGGCCGCCTGCGGGCTGGGCCTGTACGACACGGCGTTCGACCCGTCGCTGCTGTCCTACTTCCGCCGCCGGTTGGCCCGTTCTGCCCAGCCCAACCGGGTGTTCGAGGCCGTGCGGGAGGTCGTGAAGGCGACCGGGGTGTTGAAGGGCCGCCAGAAGCGAGCGCTTGACTCGACCGTGCTGGACGACGCGGTCGCCACTCAGGACACCGTCACCCAGCTGATTGCCGCCGTCCGGGCGGTGATCCGCGAGGTCCCCGGCGCCGAGGCGGTCGCAGCCGTGCAATGCACCGCGCACGACTACCGCGATCCGGGCAAGCCCCGCATCGCCTGGAACGACCAGCAGGCCCGGGCCGATCTGGTGGACGCCCTGGTCGGCGACGCGCTGCGGCTGCTCGGGCACCTGCCCGAGCAGCAACTGGGCGAGAAGGCAGCGAACGCGGTCGGGATCCTGGCCCTGGTCGCCGGGCAGGACGTCGAGCCGGCCGACGGCTCCGACGGGCGTGACGGGCGCTGGCGCATTACCCAAGGGACGGCACCTGACCGCGTCATCTCCACCGTCGATCCCCAGGCCCGGCACGTCCACAAGACCCGCACCCGACACCAGGACGGCTACAAGGCCCACCTCGCCGTCGAACCCGAGACCGTGATCTACACCGACGTCGAGCTCACCCCCGGTAGCGGCAGTGAACACCACGAGGCGGCCGTCGCTGCCGAGTTACTCGCTGCCGAGACCGAGCCGGTGGAGGCGTTCGGCGACACCGCGTACTCCACCGGAGGGACCCGCCAGGCCCTGGCCGGCCACCGCCTCTACTTCAAGCCGGTGCCGCAACGACCCGCTGTTGCGGGCGGGTTCGTCCTGGACGATTTCCGCATTGATACCGCCGGGGGCACGGTCGCCTGCCCAGCCGGCACGACCGTTGCGCTCTCGCGCGATCGAGGCCCTGACCTTCCCCGCTCGGCAAACTTCGGGGACCGGTGCACCGGCTGCTGGCTCCGTGAGCGGTGCACGACCTCCAAGACCGGCAAGGCCCTGCGGATCCAGCCCGGCTACGACCTCCAGCGCGCCGCACGGCAACAAGCCGCCGATCCCGCCTGGCAGGCCGCCTACCGCCGATGGCGGCCCCCGGTCGAACGAGCCGTGGCCTGGCTCGTCGGACACGGAAACCGCCGACTGCGCTATCGAGGAACGATCAAGAACAACGCCTGGCTCCACACCCGCGCTGCCGCCCTCAACCTCCGAACACTCATCAACCTCGGACTCGACCACAACGGCACCACCTGGCACATCCGGGCCACCGCCTGA